A DNA window from Drosophila virilis strain 15010-1051.87 chromosome 4, Dvir_AGI_RSII-ME, whole genome shotgun sequence contains the following coding sequences:
- the Tpr2 gene encoding dnaJ homolog subfamily C member 7 isoform X1 translates to MDVIEISDSEREETSSTSDMEVELPEAPDAEQIVPKDAATIAEEKKKLGNDQYKAQNYQNALKLYSDAISLCPDSAAYYGNRSACYMMLLNYNSALTDARHAIRLDPSFEKAYVRVAKCCLALGDIIGTEQAVKTVAELEPQSTALSSEQQAVQKLRQLETTIQANYDTQAYRNVVFYLDSALKLAPACLRYRLLKAECLAYLGRCDEALDIAVGVMKLDNTSADAIYVRGLCLYYTDNLEKGILHFERALQLDPDHQKSKRMRSKCKQLKEMKENGNMLFKSGRYREAHVVYTDALKIDEHNKDINSKLLYNRALVNTRIGALREAVVDCNRVLELNAQYLKALLLRARCHNDLEKYEEAVADYETALQLEKTPEVKRLLRDAKFALKKSKRKDYYKILGVARSASEDEIKKAYRKKALVHHPDRHAGSSAEERKDEELKFKEVGEAYAILSDVRKKARYDNGHDIEEQEQADFDPNQMFRSFFQFSGGRNASFNFEY, encoded by the exons aTGGACGTCATAGAAATAAGCGATAGCGAACGCGAGGAAACTTCTTCAACCTCCGACATGGAAGTGGAGCTGCCAGAAGCCCCTGATGCGGAGCAGATTGTGCCCAAAGACGCGGCAAC TATTGcggaagagaaaaaaaaactgggaAACGACCAATACAAGGCACAGAATTATCAGAACGCACTCAAACTTTACTCAGATGCCATCTCGCTGTGTCCGGACTCGGCTGCCTACTATGGCAACCGGTCCGCCTGCTACATGATGCTGCTCAACTATAACAGCGCCCTGACGGATGCCCGACACGCCATTCGCCTCGATCCGAGCTTCGAGAAGGCATATGTGCGTGTGGCCAAATGCTGTTTGGCGCTGGGCGACATAATTGGCACCGAGCAGGCCGTGAAGACGGTTGCCGAGCTGGAGCCGCAGAGCACGGCTCTGAGCAGCGAGCAGCAGGCTGTACAGAAACTGCGCCAACTGGAAACTACAATACAGGCCAATTACGACACACAAGCCTATCGTAATGTGGTCTTCTACTTGGACAGTGCGCTCAAGCTGGCACCCGCCTGCCTCCG ATATCGCTTGCTTAAGGCCGAGTGTTTAGCATATTTGGGACGATGCGATGAGGCCCTGGACATCGCCGTCGGCGTCATGAAACTGGACAACACTTCCGCTGATGCCATTTATGTGCGTGGGCTTTGTTTGTACTACACGGATAATCTGGAAAAAGGCATACTGCACTTCGAACGCGCTTTGCAGCTGGATCCCGACCATCAGAAATCTAAGCGCATGcgcagcaaatgcaaacagcTGAAGGAGATGAAGGAAAATGGCAATATGCTCTTTAAATCGGGACGCTATCGCGAAGCGCATGTCGTCTATACGGATGCGCTCAAAATCGACGAGCACAACAAGGATATCAATTCAAAGCTACTTTACAATCGTGCGCTCGTCAATACACGCATTGGCGCACTACGCGAGGCCGTCGTTGACTGCAATCGCGTGCTTGAGCTCAATGCTCAGTATCTGAAGGCGCTATTGCTTCGCGCCCGCTGCCACAACGATCTCGAAAAGTATGAGGAGGCGGTAGCCGACTATGAAACGGCTCTACAGCTAGAGAAGACGCCAGAGGTTAAGCGATTGCTGCGGGATGCGAAGTTTGCACTAAAGAAGTCCAAGCGTAAGGACTACTACAAGATACTGGGCGTTGCGCGCAGTGCCTCTGAGGATGAGATTAAGAAGGCATATCGCAAGAAGGCTTTGGTCCATCATCCAGACAGGCATGCTGGCAGCAGTGCAGAGGAGCGCAAGGATGAGGAGCTCAAGTTTAAGGAAGTTGGCGAAGCCTACGCGATTCTCTCGGATGTTCGCAAGAAAGCCCGCTATGACAATGGACACGACATtgaagagcaagagcaag CTGACTTCGATCCGAATCAAATGTTTCGTTCGTTCTTCCAATTCAGCGGCGGTCGAAATGCATCCTTCAACTTTGAGTATTAA
- the Tpr2 gene encoding dnaJ homolog subfamily C member 7 isoform X2, with protein sequence MLYIAEEKKKLGNDQYKAQNYQNALKLYSDAISLCPDSAAYYGNRSACYMMLLNYNSALTDARHAIRLDPSFEKAYVRVAKCCLALGDIIGTEQAVKTVAELEPQSTALSSEQQAVQKLRQLETTIQANYDTQAYRNVVFYLDSALKLAPACLRYRLLKAECLAYLGRCDEALDIAVGVMKLDNTSADAIYVRGLCLYYTDNLEKGILHFERALQLDPDHQKSKRMRSKCKQLKEMKENGNMLFKSGRYREAHVVYTDALKIDEHNKDINSKLLYNRALVNTRIGALREAVVDCNRVLELNAQYLKALLLRARCHNDLEKYEEAVADYETALQLEKTPEVKRLLRDAKFALKKSKRKDYYKILGVARSASEDEIKKAYRKKALVHHPDRHAGSSAEERKDEELKFKEVGEAYAILSDVRKKARYDNGHDIEEQEQADFDPNQMFRSFFQFSGGRNASFNFEY encoded by the exons ATGTTATA TATTGcggaagagaaaaaaaaactgggaAACGACCAATACAAGGCACAGAATTATCAGAACGCACTCAAACTTTACTCAGATGCCATCTCGCTGTGTCCGGACTCGGCTGCCTACTATGGCAACCGGTCCGCCTGCTACATGATGCTGCTCAACTATAACAGCGCCCTGACGGATGCCCGACACGCCATTCGCCTCGATCCGAGCTTCGAGAAGGCATATGTGCGTGTGGCCAAATGCTGTTTGGCGCTGGGCGACATAATTGGCACCGAGCAGGCCGTGAAGACGGTTGCCGAGCTGGAGCCGCAGAGCACGGCTCTGAGCAGCGAGCAGCAGGCTGTACAGAAACTGCGCCAACTGGAAACTACAATACAGGCCAATTACGACACACAAGCCTATCGTAATGTGGTCTTCTACTTGGACAGTGCGCTCAAGCTGGCACCCGCCTGCCTCCG ATATCGCTTGCTTAAGGCCGAGTGTTTAGCATATTTGGGACGATGCGATGAGGCCCTGGACATCGCCGTCGGCGTCATGAAACTGGACAACACTTCCGCTGATGCCATTTATGTGCGTGGGCTTTGTTTGTACTACACGGATAATCTGGAAAAAGGCATACTGCACTTCGAACGCGCTTTGCAGCTGGATCCCGACCATCAGAAATCTAAGCGCATGcgcagcaaatgcaaacagcTGAAGGAGATGAAGGAAAATGGCAATATGCTCTTTAAATCGGGACGCTATCGCGAAGCGCATGTCGTCTATACGGATGCGCTCAAAATCGACGAGCACAACAAGGATATCAATTCAAAGCTACTTTACAATCGTGCGCTCGTCAATACACGCATTGGCGCACTACGCGAGGCCGTCGTTGACTGCAATCGCGTGCTTGAGCTCAATGCTCAGTATCTGAAGGCGCTATTGCTTCGCGCCCGCTGCCACAACGATCTCGAAAAGTATGAGGAGGCGGTAGCCGACTATGAAACGGCTCTACAGCTAGAGAAGACGCCAGAGGTTAAGCGATTGCTGCGGGATGCGAAGTTTGCACTAAAGAAGTCCAAGCGTAAGGACTACTACAAGATACTGGGCGTTGCGCGCAGTGCCTCTGAGGATGAGATTAAGAAGGCATATCGCAAGAAGGCTTTGGTCCATCATCCAGACAGGCATGCTGGCAGCAGTGCAGAGGAGCGCAAGGATGAGGAGCTCAAGTTTAAGGAAGTTGGCGAAGCCTACGCGATTCTCTCGGATGTTCGCAAGAAAGCCCGCTATGACAATGGACACGACATtgaagagcaagagcaag CTGACTTCGATCCGAATCAAATGTTTCGTTCGTTCTTCCAATTCAGCGGCGGTCGAAATGCATCCTTCAACTTTGAGTATTAA
- the LOC6627574 gene encoding pneumococcal serine-rich repeat protein isoform X1, producing the protein MNFNPDSFVTVQNVHHPYHQRERHHIPLPANYGSQSEVAVGIEIAIGSGGARRSSGGGSSSPKIMEWTNDDALELIEQYRCHTELWNRADPKYKDKLCRFRAWSEIADRFGCSKAEVERKMNVLLTQYRREKHKMFVKIYQGIQPNPSKWYAFKRFDFMEAGGGSLSGLPTSATVGGIATNSTSSNSASHTHNGLNGLAAAAVAAAAYDSSTIAAAANGGATGPIGCAGGAATTTTGAPASQHRRIKTKELKYFGAMGLNIPMLIASSQTQLDNWNTAGQYSPPIGSAGGGAGGLTNSQPQQLRVALPMSYGAASGTPYTVGGGSSSSEFKPSPHKTVDTSDNEDNAMRDEATVTATATATASALGQLAAKVERRSPVSSSMGAGRGSEDGGLGNAHGASESSGCDQALVAVALSEAGSSPIPNTNTNMHEAHKNHLLQSSPASARAATPRHAHEQLHHGHHALQHHGHGQHPDELDIKQELVDYFHPPSVSAAPAPPDSHRSYSSAGEESRLHLDMAQDLRVAQAKAHANFGSFVLPPRSSSAQLAAAAAAASMPLNMRKLTAASSAGHMLMSSLLSSRESMSDADGDVDNDEATESAASPGHIKSSVSAQDAGSAAAAAAALYAESLSRDDCDFVGSNVSMKLRTMDRTQRIIAEKLISEVLFFGQFNELERSACIQPK; encoded by the exons ATGAACTTCAATCCGGATAGCTTTGTGACCGTCCAAAACGTGCATCATCCATACCATCAGCGGGAGCGACACCACATCCCATTGCCGGCGAACTACGGAAGCCAATCGGAGGTCGCGGTGGGGATCGAGATCGCCATCGGGTCAGGCGGCGCCAGGCGGAGCAGCGGCGGTGGGAGCAGTTCACCTAAAATCATGGAATGGACCAACGACGATGCATTAGAGCTTATCGAACAGTATCGCTGCCACACCGAACTGTGGAATCGCGCCGATCCCAAGTACAAGGATAAGCTGTGCCGCTTCCGGGCATGGTCCGAGATCGCCGATCGCTTTGGCTGCAGCAAGGCCGAGGTGGAGCGCAAAATGAACGTACTGCTCACCCAGTACCGACGCGAGAAGCACAAGATGTTTGTCAAAATCTATCAGGGCATACAACCCAATCCGTCCAAGTGGTATGCCTTCAAGCGCTTCGACTTCATGGAAGCCGGCGGCGGCAGCCTCAGCGGATTGCCCACCAGCGCCACAGTTGGCGGCATAGCCACCAACTCCACCTCCTCCAACTCAGCCAGCCACACGCACAACGGACTCAATGGCCTggccgctgccgcagtcgcCGCCGCTGCCTACGACAGCAGCACAATCGCGGCAGCGGCCAACGGCGGAGCCACCGGGCCGATTGGATGTGCTGGTGGTGCCGCGACAACCACAACTGGAGCGCCTGCATCGCAGCACAGACGCATCAAAACCAAAGAGCTGAAATATTTCGGAGCG ATGGGCCTGAATATACCCATGCTGATAGCCAGTAGCCAAACACAGCTGGACAACTGGAACACGGCGGGTCAGTACTCGCCGCCGATAGGCAGCGCCGGCGGCGGAGCCGGAGGCCTAACCAATTctcagccgcagcagctgcgcgtTGCTCTGCCCATGTCTTATGGCGCTGCCAGCGGCACGCCCTACACGGTCGggggcggcagcagcagcagcgagttCAAGCCCAGTCCGCACAAGACTGTCGACACGTCGGATAACGAAGACAACGCGATGAGGGACGAGGCGACGgtgacggcgacagcgacagcgacagcgagcGCGCTTGGGCAGCTGGCGGCGAAAGTGGAACGCCGCTCGCCGGTCTCCTCCAGCATGGGCGCAGGCAGAGGCAGTGAAGACGGCGGCTTGGGTAACGCGCACGGTGCATCCGAGAGTTCTGGCTGTGATCAGGCGCTGGTTGCAGTCGCCCTGAGCGAGGCCGGGTCTAGTCCAATACCCAACACCAATACGAACATGCACGAGGCGCACAAGAATCATCTGCTGCAGTCGAGTCCAGCGTCAGCACGTGCGGCCACACCTCGTCATGCGCACGAGCAACTGCATCATGGCCACCATGCGCTGCAGCATCATGGCCATGGCCAGCATCCGGATGAGCTGGATATCAAGCAGGAGCTGGTTGACTACTTTCATCCGCCGTCCGTGTCCGCAGCTCCAGCACCGCCAGACTCACATCGTTCCTATAGCTCGGCCGGCGAGGAAAGCCGCCTGCATCTGGACATGGCGCAGGATCTGCGCGTGGCCCAGGCCAAGGCGCACGCCAACTTTGGCTCCTTTGTCCTGCCCCCGCGTAGCAGCAGCGCCCAGTTagccgcagccgctgcggcTGCCTCCATGCCCCTGAACATGCGCAAGCTGACAGCAGCTTCGAGTGCCGGGCACATGCTCATGAGCTCGCTGCTTAGTTCGAGGGAGAGCATGTCCGATGCGGACGGCGACGTGGACAACGATGAGGCCACCGAATCGGCAGCCAGTCCGGGTCACATCAAGAGCAGCGTTTCGGCACAGGACGCCGGCTccgcggcggcagcagctgctgctctgtaCGCAGAGAGTCTCAGCCGGGACGATTGCGATTTTGTGGGCTCCAATGTGTCCATGAAGCTGCGCACCATGGACCGTACACAGCGCATCATCGCCGAGAAACTAATCAGCGAGGTGCTCTTCTTTGGCCAGTTCAACGAGCTGGAACGTTCGGCGTGCATCCAGCCCAAGTGA
- the LOC6627574 gene encoding POU domain, class 4, transcription factor 2 isoform X2, whose protein sequence is MNMGLNIPMLIASSQTQLDNWNTAGQYSPPIGSAGGGAGGLTNSQPQQLRVALPMSYGAASGTPYTVGGGSSSSEFKPSPHKTVDTSDNEDNAMRDEATVTATATATASALGQLAAKVERRSPVSSSMGAGRGSEDGGLGNAHGASESSGCDQALVAVALSEAGSSPIPNTNTNMHEAHKNHLLQSSPASARAATPRHAHEQLHHGHHALQHHGHGQHPDELDIKQELVDYFHPPSVSAAPAPPDSHRSYSSAGEESRLHLDMAQDLRVAQAKAHANFGSFVLPPRSSSAQLAAAAAAASMPLNMRKLTAASSAGHMLMSSLLSSRESMSDADGDVDNDEATESAASPGHIKSSVSAQDAGSAAAAAAALYAESLSRDDCDFVGSNVSMKLRTMDRTQRIIAEKLISEVLFFGQFNELERSACIQPK, encoded by the exons ATGAAT ATGGGCCTGAATATACCCATGCTGATAGCCAGTAGCCAAACACAGCTGGACAACTGGAACACGGCGGGTCAGTACTCGCCGCCGATAGGCAGCGCCGGCGGCGGAGCCGGAGGCCTAACCAATTctcagccgcagcagctgcgcgtTGCTCTGCCCATGTCTTATGGCGCTGCCAGCGGCACGCCCTACACGGTCGggggcggcagcagcagcagcgagttCAAGCCCAGTCCGCACAAGACTGTCGACACGTCGGATAACGAAGACAACGCGATGAGGGACGAGGCGACGgtgacggcgacagcgacagcgacagcgagcGCGCTTGGGCAGCTGGCGGCGAAAGTGGAACGCCGCTCGCCGGTCTCCTCCAGCATGGGCGCAGGCAGAGGCAGTGAAGACGGCGGCTTGGGTAACGCGCACGGTGCATCCGAGAGTTCTGGCTGTGATCAGGCGCTGGTTGCAGTCGCCCTGAGCGAGGCCGGGTCTAGTCCAATACCCAACACCAATACGAACATGCACGAGGCGCACAAGAATCATCTGCTGCAGTCGAGTCCAGCGTCAGCACGTGCGGCCACACCTCGTCATGCGCACGAGCAACTGCATCATGGCCACCATGCGCTGCAGCATCATGGCCATGGCCAGCATCCGGATGAGCTGGATATCAAGCAGGAGCTGGTTGACTACTTTCATCCGCCGTCCGTGTCCGCAGCTCCAGCACCGCCAGACTCACATCGTTCCTATAGCTCGGCCGGCGAGGAAAGCCGCCTGCATCTGGACATGGCGCAGGATCTGCGCGTGGCCCAGGCCAAGGCGCACGCCAACTTTGGCTCCTTTGTCCTGCCCCCGCGTAGCAGCAGCGCCCAGTTagccgcagccgctgcggcTGCCTCCATGCCCCTGAACATGCGCAAGCTGACAGCAGCTTCGAGTGCCGGGCACATGCTCATGAGCTCGCTGCTTAGTTCGAGGGAGAGCATGTCCGATGCGGACGGCGACGTGGACAACGATGAGGCCACCGAATCGGCAGCCAGTCCGGGTCACATCAAGAGCAGCGTTTCGGCACAGGACGCCGGCTccgcggcggcagcagctgctgctctgtaCGCAGAGAGTCTCAGCCGGGACGATTGCGATTTTGTGGGCTCCAATGTGTCCATGAAGCTGCGCACCATGGACCGTACACAGCGCATCATCGCCGAGAAACTAATCAGCGAGGTGCTCTTCTTTGGCCAGTTCAACGAGCTGGAACGTTCGGCGTGCATCCAGCCCAAGTGA
- the LOC6627574 gene encoding POU domain, class 4, transcription factor 2 isoform X3: protein MGLNIPMLIASSQTQLDNWNTAGQYSPPIGSAGGGAGGLTNSQPQQLRVALPMSYGAASGTPYTVGGGSSSSEFKPSPHKTVDTSDNEDNAMRDEATVTATATATASALGQLAAKVERRSPVSSSMGAGRGSEDGGLGNAHGASESSGCDQALVAVALSEAGSSPIPNTNTNMHEAHKNHLLQSSPASARAATPRHAHEQLHHGHHALQHHGHGQHPDELDIKQELVDYFHPPSVSAAPAPPDSHRSYSSAGEESRLHLDMAQDLRVAQAKAHANFGSFVLPPRSSSAQLAAAAAAASMPLNMRKLTAASSAGHMLMSSLLSSRESMSDADGDVDNDEATESAASPGHIKSSVSAQDAGSAAAAAAALYAESLSRDDCDFVGSNVSMKLRTMDRTQRIIAEKLISEVLFFGQFNELERSACIQPK from the coding sequence ATGGGCCTGAATATACCCATGCTGATAGCCAGTAGCCAAACACAGCTGGACAACTGGAACACGGCGGGTCAGTACTCGCCGCCGATAGGCAGCGCCGGCGGCGGAGCCGGAGGCCTAACCAATTctcagccgcagcagctgcgcgtTGCTCTGCCCATGTCTTATGGCGCTGCCAGCGGCACGCCCTACACGGTCGggggcggcagcagcagcagcgagttCAAGCCCAGTCCGCACAAGACTGTCGACACGTCGGATAACGAAGACAACGCGATGAGGGACGAGGCGACGgtgacggcgacagcgacagcgacagcgagcGCGCTTGGGCAGCTGGCGGCGAAAGTGGAACGCCGCTCGCCGGTCTCCTCCAGCATGGGCGCAGGCAGAGGCAGTGAAGACGGCGGCTTGGGTAACGCGCACGGTGCATCCGAGAGTTCTGGCTGTGATCAGGCGCTGGTTGCAGTCGCCCTGAGCGAGGCCGGGTCTAGTCCAATACCCAACACCAATACGAACATGCACGAGGCGCACAAGAATCATCTGCTGCAGTCGAGTCCAGCGTCAGCACGTGCGGCCACACCTCGTCATGCGCACGAGCAACTGCATCATGGCCACCATGCGCTGCAGCATCATGGCCATGGCCAGCATCCGGATGAGCTGGATATCAAGCAGGAGCTGGTTGACTACTTTCATCCGCCGTCCGTGTCCGCAGCTCCAGCACCGCCAGACTCACATCGTTCCTATAGCTCGGCCGGCGAGGAAAGCCGCCTGCATCTGGACATGGCGCAGGATCTGCGCGTGGCCCAGGCCAAGGCGCACGCCAACTTTGGCTCCTTTGTCCTGCCCCCGCGTAGCAGCAGCGCCCAGTTagccgcagccgctgcggcTGCCTCCATGCCCCTGAACATGCGCAAGCTGACAGCAGCTTCGAGTGCCGGGCACATGCTCATGAGCTCGCTGCTTAGTTCGAGGGAGAGCATGTCCGATGCGGACGGCGACGTGGACAACGATGAGGCCACCGAATCGGCAGCCAGTCCGGGTCACATCAAGAGCAGCGTTTCGGCACAGGACGCCGGCTccgcggcggcagcagctgctgctctgtaCGCAGAGAGTCTCAGCCGGGACGATTGCGATTTTGTGGGCTCCAATGTGTCCATGAAGCTGCGCACCATGGACCGTACACAGCGCATCATCGCCGAGAAACTAATCAGCGAGGTGCTCTTCTTTGGCCAGTTCAACGAGCTGGAACGTTCGGCGTGCATCCAGCCCAAGTGA